Proteins encoded together in one Quercus lobata isolate SW786 chromosome 3, ValleyOak3.0 Primary Assembly, whole genome shotgun sequence window:
- the LOC115979634 gene encoding uncharacterized protein LOC115979634 has protein sequence MSSHNDFHLSSPPADCVCVWQILPPHPQANDTNPNPNNLEVALPQTLPPAIDTEPKPKTLGDKIGVHWFCMLILILIIVVIIATVLGIYFGNAPRPNLQVYAVFVCPFNISGSYITSKWDFYLLLRNPYHNSFYYSLFDLSLFYKSKFLSGNSIEPFVQPRKDQRAIKVKLDTSSMYVEDRVMEDIIAEKNTGVVKFDLKMKVNIWTRWFSTMDKMKLNIICEDVMVGVPSNTSVGRFLGRARKCKVKRR, from the coding sequence ATGTCTAGCCACAATGATTTTCATCTTTCTTCACCACCTGctgattgtgtttgtgtgtggcaAATTCTTCCTCCACATCCACAAGCCAATGATACTAACCCCAATCCTAATAATCTTGAAGTTGCACTACCCCAAACACTTCCACCAGCCATTGATACTGAACCCAAGCCTAAAACCCTGGGTGACAAAATTGGTGTTCATTGGTTTTGcatgttgattttgattttgattattgTTGTTATCATTGCTACTGTCCTAGGAATTTATTTTGGGAATGCCCCTCGTCCAAATTTGCAAGTTTATGCAGTCTTTGTATGTCCCTTTAACATTTCAGGCTCTTATATAACTTCCAAGTGGGATTTTTATTTGTTGCTACGAAACCCTTATCATAATAGTTTCTATTACAGTCTTTTTGACTTGTCTTTGTTCTACAAAAGCAAATTCCTCTCAGGCAATTCTATTGAGCCATTTGTTCAGCCTAGAAAGGACCAAAGAGCAATTAAGGTGAAGCTTGATACTTCTTCAATGTATGTGGAGGATAGAGTAATGGAGGATATCATTGCAGAGAAGAATACTGGGGTGGTCAAGTTTGACCTTAAGATGAAAGTCAATATTTGGACTAGATGGTTTTCTACAATGGATAAAATGAAATTGAACATTATATGTGAGGATGTTATGGTTGGTGTTCCATCAAATACGAGTGTGGGAAGATTTTTGGGCAGAGCAAGAAAATGCAAGGTCAAGAGGCGTTAG